GCTGCTGAAACAATCACTTAAGCGTTTTAAACTCAGCAGGACACACCTGGGTAAATCCAGGTGAagcctcttcaaaataaaaccggtGTGTTCTGAATTTTGACCTGCTGTTATTTGTGATAGGAGGGACGGAGCTTGTCCAGGATGTCTCTGAGCCACTCACCTGTGTCGCCCATGACGACCCAAGGTATCCCGTCGCCCGCCCAGCTCACCAAGGCCAACGCCCCTGTCCACATCGATGTGGGCGGGCACATGTACACCAGCAGCCTGGCGACGCTCACCAAGTTCCCGGAGTCCAGGTGAGAGACATGAGCCTGGGGGAATACCTGGGCATGCAAGTATGTTTACTGAAGTGAGGTGAGGTTtccaggtcagtaaacacaaccagagttcatacataaggcgcacgggattataaggggctctgtcgactttcagaaaaatcaaagggttgattttaagtgtgccgtattttccaaacaacacggtaataacgacggcccgctagcatgcgctaccaaaaatagtgctttgttgtgtatctgacagacgaaagctaaaccagttccacaccagtgaagctgcagcatttttacaaaccagttcaggttcatcgtttcattcaacgatccgctttcactctcctcattctccatcgccgccatgtgcgtatgaaaacaaaggcactgcacatgcacgttttacccatattctatcgccatgtttcattttcttattgttgccCAACGTTATACCGGTAGTACCGTGagcggtatgatatggcccagccctaacacCCACACAAGTGTGTCTGAGTCAGGCCAGTACCAGCAGGtatctacagccaatcaggctCTGATGTGGAGTCTTTCTCCATTACCTGTATCCACCCACAGCCCAACCATCAAAAACACAATGGTTTCACttcctgctttaaaaaaataatcatggcctgaaacaaaaacagccataatAACGTGATTAAtgctaatgtgtgtgtgctgtatgCTAATATTACTCTGTGGTATAAAATATTAACATTAGAATGAGAAACAGACCCATGGCGGGGCCTTCCCCTAATTATTAAGTTAAAGATGAAAAGGAGCATTTAATGGTGATGCGATGAATACAAACACCTGCAGCTGTTTAATGGCGGGAACAGGGAGTTTAATGATGGCGTGTTTGATCGCTCTTTGCTGTACCCGAccaaagagagcgagagaaggaCAGAGGAGGCGACGAGGAGGCGAAGCTgataagaggaggaggagaagagattCAGCCTGCAGAGACTCCACAAGAGCCTGACCACGGCTCAGAAATCCTCCAGCACACGTTACATGATCCTCCtcactgagcatgctcagactGGGCTGGCTGTAGTGGatggtagagcagatcagctactgactggaaggtcggtggttcgatccttggcttcccccagtctgcatgccaaatatcctcggGCAAGATACTGACCCCAAGCTGCGTCCATTGGAGTGTGAACGTTGGTTAGATTGGGTGCATGTGgcgtgttgtatagagcgctttgaggaCTCTGGCAGAGAGCGCtctataagaatcagtccatttaccattactcctcctcctcacccagCACGCGcggactcctcctcctcctcctcctcatcatcctcatcatccccatcatcatcatcatcatcatcatcatcatcctcctcctcacccaGCACGCGCATGGCTGCATgttgttgacctttgacctcggGCAGTCTGACATCAGACCGTGACCCCGGCTCGTGTCTCTGCAGGATCAGCCGGCTGTTCAGCGGTGCAGAGCCCATCGTGTTGGACAGTCTGAAGCAGCACTACTTCATCGACCGGGACGGCGACATCTTCCGCTACATCCTTAGTTTCCTGCGCACCTGCAAGCTGCTGCTTCCTGAAGACTTCCAGGTGAGCCCCTGCAGCAGCCAGCACAGGTGAACGCCTGTTCACGGTTCAGACCAGTTGCATTACTGATGATCTTTATATGGCTGCCCATCCGTGAGCCTgggtcttcctgttaaaagggaatttttccACAGGCAGCGGTCCGCTTGTTGATTTCCTGTTATtgtgcgaccctcagcctgaaGTATGAAGCTCGCTGAGGCACAcgtgtgatttggtgctacattAACAAACCTGTAGCTGTATAACCCGTGAGCTTGGGCCAATCAGTGACCAGCAGAGCGTGAGAGGATCACATGCTGAGCAGAATCTAAATAAACTAAACCGAGACAACCGGCACGCGGTTTAGTTTATTTAGATTTCAGTTTCCATGGAAACAGctaatgtttattttactttcatGGTCAAATTTCACAAATGGGTAAAACAAACTCTGAGGAGACGTGAAGAGTTTGACTCAGAGATGATTGGTTCATACTGAGACTCGTTTTAGCTCGGACTCTGCGGCGGCGCAGACGAGTGTCTTTTACTAAATGAAAGCAGGAGGTGTGTGTTAGCAGCATACTGTTTCctctgatctgtgtgtgttgttactGAGACACCCGGCTCACAGTGAGTCAGACGGCCCGCGGACACACTGCCGCTTTACATAAACACACCCACCCCCACTTCCACCGGGGGGGGGCTTCGATGCAGCAGGACGCCTGAGGCAGTGAGGGGAAAAACCACAAACCTCCATCTGAGTGTCAGACAGAGAAAATCAGAGGCAAGAGAATTAAGTGTGCTCGggttttcagaataaaagcaccAGTACAGCAGGAAGTGAAGGTCAGGAGAGTTGTCTTTTTTAAAGGGAAATAGGAAGGAAAGAATTAAAGGAAAGAAGAATTGGAGAGAGGATGTGATGTGGAGCTCCTCGTGCTGCTGGGATTCTTCTCTGTGATTGGTAGATTGATCCTACATGCTCCAGCTGTTGATCTGACAGTTTTCAAATACCACGCAGGAAACAGGTCGTCCATCACGAGGTCATGTAATCAGGCTGATCTGTAATTAGCTTATTATTTAtattgatcagctgatcgttgtCATGTGACTCTGTCCTCAGGACTTGCCCCAGCTGTACGAGGAGGCTCGGTACTACCAGCTGACTCCGATGGTGCGCGAGCTGGAGCGCTGGCAGGCGGAGCGCGAGGCCCAGCGGACGGCGCCCTGCGAGTGTCTGGTGGTCCGCGTCACACCTGACCTGGGCGAGAGGATCGCGCTGAGCGGCGAGAAGGTCCTCATCGAGGAAATCTTCCCCGAGACCGGAGACGTGATGTGCAACTCTGTGAACGCCGGCTGGAACCAGGACCCAACCCATGTCATCCGTTTCCCTCTGAACGGGTACCTGAGGCTCAACTCTGTGCAGGTGAGTCCGCTCGCATCGCCAAACGTTCTCCACACGCCAGGAGCCGAGGAGAGGCGGGTCTCATCTGTGCCTCCGTGTCTCCCTGCAGGTCCTCGAGCGCCTCTTCCTGAAGGGCTTCGAAATCAAGGCGTCCTGCGGCGGCGGCGTCGACTCGTCCCAGTTCAGCGAGTACGTGCTGTGTCGCGACCTGCAGCACAGCCAGTCCGTCATCAGCACGCCAATCCGGATTAAGCAAGAGCCTCTGGACTAAAGAGCAGCGGTGACCGTGTCACCTGAGCACGCCGAGCACACCTGGAGCGGAGGCCTCAGGAGGCGGAGCTTGGCTGCCGTGTACataatggtttttctaagtgtcattacatttttataaagtgcTGTTTGTATATTTAATGTGTTTGTAGCTCAGCTGTTGTTCTCATAAAAAGAAACCACACAAAGCTCCGCCCactttctccttctctttatttcattttttttgcaaaggtACAAACGACTGTAAAACGGCCCGGCGGGCCTCAGGTGCGAATACACAATGTAGGAAATATAAATAGTCCCAAAAATGGCGTCCTTCAGTTCATAGGGCTCTACGCCATCGCCACACAGACCGACATTAAAGCGTTAAAAACCTTCCGGAAACTTTCAAACTGCATTTCAACCACGAGGCTCGAGTCCAGTCGCACGCAGCCGCCGCCAGGAGGAGgagcacttcctgtttcaccttaAAGGGACAGTCCGTCAGTCTACCTGCTGAGAGTCGTGACGTTCAGACCCCGCCCCCTTCCAATGAAGCCACTCGTCATCAACATTTTTTCTAAAGAAACGACTTCAtgaggaaaaatgttttttttcctcaaacgTGTAGAAAGTTGGAATTTTAGGCTACAGTTGCCCTACGGTAACCGCGGTAACCACAGTTGCtagggaaaataaataaatctgcattCTGCAGATGGCGCTGCATTCAAATCCTCGTGATCACGCGGCCGATGTTTTCCGAGCTGCATGGAAACCATGCCGGAAGTTGTAAtagttcaccttcaaagtaaaagctttgGCGTCACAGGCAACAAGATTTTAGCGCGTTTGCAGACAAGGTGCGTGTTCAGCGGGCGATCACAACAACAACGGGTGGTTACCAGGGCGTCAGTCTGCGTTAACAGGATATTTGTAATTTCATTATCTGAGAAAAGAATCAGCTGGTTAATCAAAACAAACTGGACATTGATTTTTCTAATCGATAAAAAGTTTTCAGGTTGTGAAATCTTGCTAGGTTTTGCGCTCGATTTGCCCGAAAACGCCACGACTTCACCGATCTGACCGTCCGGCTCTCACACAGATTTGTCTTAATGTTAAACTGTTCCTTTGACGAACACAACATCGTGAAAAGAAGCTCCTCCCATCACGTGACGGAACTGAGCCGAAGGATCTGAGCGCGATCAGAAAACTTTCAAAACAAAACGATGAGCCTGCGAGCCTGGCGTCCTGAGTGGGCCAACAGGAAATCTAAAGAGGTTGGGAAAGGTTTGACTCAAAGGCACCTGTTCAGGTACAGCGCTGGAGTCCGGAGGCGCTCGCCACCTCATCTCACAGGAGAAGCTCAGTGTCACGCTGCATGCCTGTCAGCTCAGCTCAGCTTTTTATGGCGTCACAGGAACACCACGTGAAACCGCGCGAGACGGTTCACGTGTTGATTGGCGGACTAATTGCGTGGAGTTGCAGCGGAGGAGTTGCTGTGGACGAAAGGTTTCTAAGAGGAAGAGAAACCACAGCAACCAGAAACATTGGCGAAGAACAAAAGGACCCAAAGTGGCGCCCTGACGAACTCCACGCTGAAGTAGAATTTGCTCAAATGAGTAACTAAGAGAATAATTACAGGTGATGTGGTGATGTTCCTCAAGTCAGCGGCTAGACACAACAGAGGAGATCTCCCACACAGCTTCTCGAGGTCCAGCTGGATTGTGGGTAATGGAGGGGGCGGACTTAATAAGGCAGTTTATTTCCTGGTCACATGACTTGAAACAGTATTCAACAGCAGTTTGTTCCAGACGTCACTGCTGGACTCAACTACAGGGGTAGGCGTGGCCACAGCTTCGATAGCATAACCCAGGCCGCGTTTCACACCCTGTTTTAAACTGCATCAACGAGCAGCCGAGCACCAAAACAGACCAGCCTTTCAGCCAATCACAATCTGTCCAATCAGCCTTGGATCTGGTTTCTGATTGGCCTGATCTGGATGAGAGCAGTGGAGTGCTCCGCTAACGGAAGGGCGAGCTGAGGCGGGATGTCCTTTTCTAAAAATAATCGTAAAAGCAGAGCTGAGCGTTGAAAGGTGCCGTAAGGACTGAAGACCAGAATCAAACACCTCCGCTGGAGGACTGGGGGCGAGGGGGGGCGGCTGCGGTGGCTCCCTCCTCACTTCAGCAGAGCCTTGTAGAGTATCAGGGAGCGAGCCGTGGGCCGATCGTGCTCCATACAGAAGATTAAGTCCCTGAGGTTAACTCGTGTGATGCGCTGGCGGGGCTGCTGGCGGGAGGAGCCGGCCACGGAGGAGCCGGCGGCTGAGCCCGAGGACACCtggagaggaggaaggagagaggaggcagTGAGCAGGAAACAAACATGGAAGGAAAAAACATCCTGATGAGCTAAAGCTGCACTTGCTGTGCGACCTCTGACACACCGTTTGTCTCGCGGTCTTAAAAAGTGCCTGAAGCACAGCGACCTTTGACCTCCATGTTTGGTGCATTTAGAGATGCCGGGTCTATGCCGAGGCTCCGCCCCATGTCTGCACAAGCTCTCCCACGCTGCTTTAATCCCTCGCTGGGTCCAGACC
The Maylandia zebra isolate NMK-2024a linkage group LG7, Mzebra_GT3a, whole genome shotgun sequence DNA segment above includes these coding regions:
- the LOC101477828 gene encoding BTB/POZ domain-containing protein kctd15, whose amino-acid sequence is MRDGTRHSGGGGTCGISPCARCLGGVGTVTWPRGVCGAPGALLSALLSAPPQSLRDRSPAAGTELSLTPPSMSSVSVSSQEGRSLSRMSLSHSPVSPMTTQGIPSPAQLTKANAPVHIDVGGHMYTSSLATLTKFPESRISRLFSGAEPIVLDSLKQHYFIDRDGDIFRYILSFLRTCKLLLPEDFQDLPQLYEEARYYQLTPMVRELERWQAEREAQRTAPCECLVVRVTPDLGERIALSGEKVLIEEIFPETGDVMCNSVNAGWNQDPTHVIRFPLNGYLRLNSVQVLERLFLKGFEIKASCGGGVDSSQFSEYVLCRDLQHSQSVISTPIRIKQEPLD